One part of the Dyadobacter sp. 676 genome encodes these proteins:
- a CDS encoding Ig-like domain-containing protein — MAAISSVMALPFDALAQQPTFDCSQASYVIGNRNIGGANVSDGYTLDLSTGETALAKSPLISSGTQFVNAIGYNTVDNYIWGYRSGTNQLVRIGSDWSVEFFTVTGLTGTTYATGDVSPEGVLYLYTFNASSFTKIDLNPGSANYLVAQNVPTTGTQLNDWAFNPVDGKLYGFGTNKTLYQFDPVSGTRTTIGAVTGGGIEGVTGSFGTAFFDSEGHMFVGNNDSGAIFKFTAPLTDLTASLFSNVGIAPGDGARCANAAVPVPPQTVNDTAAVACESTVIDVLANDLAGDAAIVPSSVRLIEPGTLARVTSLSVPGQGSYQVDPVTGAVTFTPVEGFVGSASLSYVVADADGLEGQASLVITGNCPAQPAFPCSELSYVIGNRNIGGSNISDGYTLDLSSGGTVLGKQTLIEGPNAFVNAIGYNTVDNYIWGFRYNTNQLVRIGSDWSTKFYDVTGFPSPVPGYATGDVGPDGVLYLYAANANQITKVDLNPGSANYLTAVTVPTTPTELNDWSFNPTDGQIYAFGTNKVLYSFDPATGARTTLGAVTGAGIETSAYTGAFGTAFFDTDGDMYVGNNGSGAIFKITAPLTNLTASLFSTATGVTPGDGARCPSAIVNDPPVAVDDDGTTTCNATTVDVLTNDVAGSAPLVASSVRLITPGSLDRVTTLVVDGQGQYNVDPTTGAVTFTPLNGLRDTVSIDYVVTDGNGLESIATVTIVVDCPMPVKLVTFDAHKENGTALLSWSTTEEVNSDRFEIERSTTGKNWTQIGIVASNGESNSLKTYQFTDQAPLEGDNLYRLKMVDKDQTFAYSRVRSLNVENGPVAYVYPNPATERVFLNTGKKVVTQVTIVNASGATIAAKVRAGYVDVNVLPAGIYILKVTYQDGSESCFKFLRGK, encoded by the coding sequence TTGGCCGCGATAAGCTCGGTAATGGCCCTGCCTTTTGATGCATTGGCACAACAGCCTACCTTTGACTGCTCGCAGGCCAGTTACGTGATTGGGAACCGGAACATCGGCGGCGCCAACGTTTCGGACGGCTACACGCTCGACCTTTCCACCGGTGAGACGGCCCTGGCAAAATCGCCGCTGATCAGCAGCGGTACTCAGTTTGTCAATGCGATCGGCTACAATACAGTCGACAATTATATCTGGGGATACCGCAGTGGCACTAACCAGCTCGTACGGATCGGCAGCGACTGGTCAGTCGAATTTTTTACCGTTACAGGACTAACAGGGACAACCTACGCGACCGGGGATGTGAGTCCGGAAGGGGTGCTGTATTTGTACACTTTCAATGCTTCCAGTTTTACCAAAATTGACCTGAACCCGGGTTCTGCCAACTATCTTGTAGCCCAAAATGTGCCAACGACTGGCACGCAACTGAATGACTGGGCATTCAATCCCGTGGATGGTAAGCTCTACGGCTTTGGTACTAATAAAACACTTTACCAATTTGACCCTGTTTCCGGTACACGCACTACAATCGGAGCTGTGACAGGCGGTGGCATCGAAGGCGTAACCGGCTCATTCGGCACCGCGTTTTTTGACTCGGAAGGTCATATGTTCGTCGGCAACAACGACAGCGGGGCAATCTTTAAATTCACTGCCCCACTGACAGATTTGACTGCCAGCCTGTTCTCAAACGTAGGCATCGCTCCCGGTGACGGTGCCCGCTGCGCGAACGCTGCCGTTCCGGTGCCCCCGCAGACTGTCAACGATACAGCAGCTGTCGCCTGTGAAAGTACAGTAATTGATGTACTGGCAAACGACCTTGCAGGCGATGCGGCAATCGTACCCTCCTCTGTGCGCCTGATTGAACCAGGGACGTTAGCGCGTGTAACCTCCCTTTCAGTCCCTGGACAGGGCAGCTACCAGGTTGATCCGGTCACCGGAGCCGTTACTTTTACGCCGGTGGAAGGTTTTGTTGGAAGCGCTTCGCTATCCTATGTAGTGGCTGATGCCGACGGACTCGAAGGGCAAGCGAGCCTTGTAATTACCGGCAACTGCCCGGCCCAGCCCGCTTTCCCCTGCTCAGAGCTCAGCTATGTGATCGGGAACCGCAACATTGGCGGCTCGAACATTTCCGACGGCTACACCCTTGACTTATCCTCAGGCGGTACCGTCCTGGGCAAACAAACCCTGATTGAAGGGCCTAACGCGTTTGTCAACGCCATCGGATATAATACCGTCGATAACTACATCTGGGGTTTCCGTTATAATACCAATCAACTAGTCCGTATAGGAAGCGACTGGTCTACCAAATTCTATGATGTGACCGGCTTTCCTTCGCCCGTCCCAGGCTATGCCACAGGAGATGTCGGTCCCGACGGTGTCCTGTATCTGTATGCAGCGAATGCTAACCAGATCACCAAGGTTGATTTGAACCCTGGCTCAGCCAATTATTTGACAGCCGTCACTGTGCCTACCACGCCGACCGAACTAAATGACTGGTCGTTCAATCCCACTGATGGGCAGATTTATGCATTCGGTACGAATAAAGTGCTGTATAGTTTTGACCCCGCCACCGGCGCCCGCACCACATTAGGGGCTGTAACCGGCGCAGGGATCGAGACTTCTGCCTATACGGGCGCATTCGGTACCGCATTCTTTGACACCGATGGGGATATGTACGTTGGTAACAACGGCAGCGGGGCAATTTTCAAAATCACCGCTCCTCTTACAAATCTAACCGCATCCCTGTTTTCAACTGCAACAGGTGTAACCCCCGGCGATGGCGCGCGCTGCCCAAGCGCGATCGTGAACGATCCACCAGTGGCCGTAGACGACGATGGTACCACTACTTGTAATGCGACCACTGTCGACGTGCTAACAAATGATGTGGCCGGAAGCGCTCCACTGGTGGCTTCCAGCGTCAGACTGATCACCCCCGGTTCGCTTGACCGCGTTACTACCCTTGTGGTTGACGGCCAGGGGCAGTACAATGTTGACCCGACTACAGGCGCTGTGACGTTTACGCCTCTGAATGGGCTGCGTGATACTGTATCCATAGACTACGTTGTCACTGACGGCAATGGGCTCGAATCGATCGCAACGGTGACCATTGTTGTAGACTGCCCGATGCCGGTTAAATTGGTTACGTTCGACGCCCATAAGGAAAACGGCACAGCACTTTTGAGCTGGTCGACAACCGAAGAAGTGAATTCTGACCGCTTTGAAATCGAGCGAAGCACAACCGGGAAAAACTGGACACAGATCGGCATCGTTGCTTCCAATGGCGAGAGCAACTCCTTGAAGACTTATCAATTCACTGACCAGGCGCCACTTGAAGGAGATAATCTTTACCGTCTTAAAATGGTCGATAAAGACCAGACATTTGCTTACAGTCGAGTGCGCAGCCTGAACGTGGAAAACGGTCCGGTAGCATACGTTTATCCTAACCCTGCAACTGAAAGGGTGTTTTTAAATACCGGCAAGAAGGTGGTCACGCAGGTGACAATTGTGAATGCGTCAGGGGCAACTATCGCTGCCAAGGTGCGAGCAGGCTATGTCGATGTAAATGTGCTTCCAGCAGGTATCTACATACTTAAAGTTACTTACCAGGACGGCTCGGAAAGCTGCTTCAAGTTCCTGCGGGGCAAGTAA
- a CDS encoding IS3 family transposase: MEADVCGTKPGLQTCKGHHRKKAVEPCRQKELVGWAVEEKVSVGRACRVVGLHRSKWYYRSRKDDQPVIEKLRAYAEAYPTRGFDDYYGKLRNEGLVWNRKRVLRVYRLLNLKHRRRHKRRLPARIKQPLQVPSEPNKSWSMDFVSDALVNKRKIRVLTILDDCSREVLAAHADFSLPAQKVIDVLELIALVRPYPEQIRVDNGPEFLADKFRQWCEDKGIAIHYIQPGKPMQNGYVERLNRTYREDVLDAYLFESLEQVRILSDEWMEDYNRFHPHQALAGLAPATFVKKLEMDKV; the protein is encoded by the coding sequence ATTGAAGCAGATGTATGCGGAACTAAGCCTGGATTACAAACTTGCAAAGGACATCATCGAAAAAAAGCTGTAGAGCCTTGTCGACAAAAGGAACTTGTGGGGTGGGCTGTTGAAGAAAAAGTATCCGTTGGCAGGGCTTGCCGGGTAGTTGGGTTACATCGATCTAAGTGGTACTACCGTAGCAGAAAAGATGATCAGCCAGTGATTGAAAAATTACGAGCATATGCGGAAGCCTACCCGACAAGAGGCTTTGACGACTACTATGGGAAACTTCGCAATGAGGGTTTAGTGTGGAACCGCAAAAGGGTTCTAAGAGTTTACCGACTGCTAAATTTGAAGCATCGCCGTCGTCACAAACGGCGTTTACCAGCTCGAATCAAGCAGCCCTTACAGGTACCCAGTGAGCCAAACAAGAGTTGGAGCATGGACTTTGTCTCTGATGCGCTGGTGAATAAACGTAAGATCCGAGTGCTGACAATTCTGGATGATTGCAGCAGAGAAGTACTTGCAGCACATGCAGATTTTTCACTTCCTGCTCAGAAAGTAATCGATGTTTTGGAACTAATAGCATTAGTCAGACCATACCCCGAACAAATTCGGGTTGACAATGGGCCTGAATTTCTAGCAGATAAATTCAGGCAATGGTGTGAAGATAAAGGCATCGCAATCCACTATATTCAGCCAGGAAAACCGATGCAAAATGGGTATGTGGAAAGATTGAACCGCACTTATCGCGAGGATGTCTTAGATGCCTATTTATTTGAATCCCTTGAACAGGTTCGTATTTTGTCTGACGAATGGATGGAAGATTACAATCGATTTCATCCGCATCAAGCACTGGCTGGCTTAGCACCGGCAACGTTTGTCAAGAAACTAGAAATGGATAAAGTCTAA
- the aqpZ gene encoding aquaporin Z, whose protein sequence is MLHCKQFTNMKKYFAEFIGTFWLVLGGCGSAALSATFPGVGIGLLGVSFAFGLTVLTIAYSLGHISGAHLNPAVSLGLWAGGRFEGKSLAPYMIAQTLGGLCGASVLYLIVTGNGSAIGDFAANGYGEHSPGHYSMTAALMTEFVMTFIFLIIILGSTYPSAPFGFAGIAIGLGLTLIHLISIPVTNTSVNPARSISQAIFVGGWAIEQLWLFIVAPLAGAFLAGMFYKTVLAKD, encoded by the coding sequence ATCCTCCACTGTAAACAATTCACGAACATGAAAAAGTACTTTGCTGAATTCATTGGAACATTTTGGCTAGTGTTAGGAGGGTGCGGCAGTGCCGCACTTTCCGCTACATTCCCTGGCGTAGGCATTGGCTTGCTAGGTGTTTCGTTCGCTTTTGGCCTGACCGTTCTGACGATTGCGTATTCGCTAGGCCATATCTCGGGGGCTCACTTGAACCCGGCCGTCTCATTGGGCCTATGGGCAGGAGGCCGCTTTGAAGGTAAAAGTCTTGCACCTTACATGATTGCCCAGACGCTCGGCGGACTTTGTGGCGCATCAGTCCTATATTTAATTGTCACCGGCAACGGCAGTGCAATCGGCGATTTTGCTGCTAATGGTTATGGTGAGCATTCGCCAGGACATTACAGTATGACAGCCGCCCTGATGACCGAATTTGTCATGACCTTTATCTTTCTGATTATCATTTTGGGCTCCACCTACCCATCCGCGCCATTCGGCTTTGCGGGTATCGCAATCGGTCTGGGCCTTACCTTAATCCATCTGATCAGTATCCCGGTGACCAATACTTCGGTCAACCCGGCGCGGAGCATCAGTCAGGCAATTTTTGTTGGCGGATGGGCCATAGAGCAGCTGTGGCTTTTTATTGTTGCTCCTCTGGCAGGTGCTTTTCTGGCTGGTATGTTCTATAAAACGGTGCTTGCCAAGGATTGA
- a CDS encoding response regulator transcription factor has protein sequence MANILIVDDHPMVCFGMGAMVESVVEDAALYFAHSFEQAIGHQRRRQMELIILDLGLPGGLGVEMISHFTNIQPDVKILVCTARDELFNAPIYMQSGASGFLHKHSPEEETKKAITTVLNGKKYVSQQVQKVMVANLVTGKPLPVDPMRALSPREKQVLALLLKGKWLKEIAEELNVAIPTVGTQKASIFQKLNVSNMVELTRKMDAYYEGDSINFH, from the coding sequence ATGGCTAACATTCTGATCGTCGATGACCATCCTATGGTATGTTTTGGCATGGGCGCTATGGTAGAAAGCGTGGTCGAAGACGCAGCACTTTACTTTGCTCATAGCTTCGAGCAGGCAATTGGCCACCAACGTCGGCGCCAAATGGAGCTCATTATTCTCGATCTTGGCTTACCAGGAGGGTTGGGGGTAGAAATGATCAGCCATTTCACTAATATTCAGCCGGATGTGAAAATTCTGGTGTGCACGGCCCGGGACGAGCTCTTTAATGCTCCGATCTATATGCAAAGTGGGGCAAGCGGCTTCTTGCATAAGCACAGCCCCGAGGAAGAAACCAAAAAGGCAATCACGACTGTCCTGAACGGAAAAAAGTATGTCAGCCAGCAGGTGCAAAAGGTGATGGTCGCAAACCTGGTCACTGGTAAGCCCTTACCAGTCGATCCGATGCGGGCGCTCTCTCCAAGGGAAAAACAAGTGCTCGCTTTACTTTTGAAAGGGAAATGGCTCAAAGAAATCGCAGAAGAACTAAACGTGGCCATCCCAACGGTCGGTACCCAGAAAGCGAGCATCTTTCAGAAGCTAAATGTGTCCAACATGGTAGAGCTTACACGGAAAATGGATGCTTATTACGAAGGGGATAGTATTAACTTTCACTGA
- a CDS encoding T9SS type A sorting domain-containing protein, with translation MRTIYKMTLEASKRLGAVALGICVQWGLADVALAQQGGQGNTTIFGGAQMTFFGNYNFNTGGGGAQPGVILTERASGNFGILNFAPSATTATNASDAGYVDGYVRKYGSGQFIFPVGDNTHLGQFAASADGTMGAYFFADPGTATTSNLFTGGNYTALPSGGPFATSSFEAKLNAVSTVEYWDIDGANATPLTLTWDAASAIGSLTGNELNKLTIAGWNGSQWIAIPSKVDTTSILGGNSDLTAGSITTTAALAPDTYTAYTFATLIAPLPVTLVRFNAAKEGQTSRLHWATTEETNSDRFEIERSGNGKQWSKIGSVASNGESRITREYYFMDTTPLRGQNLYRLRMVDKDETFAYSGIRNVTFAELATVSPYPNPVSDRFHIKDFQQIKQVVLHNASGTKVFGSQRMTSEGIDVTRLQPGLYTLTIALFDGTISTHKVAVTR, from the coding sequence ATGAGAACCATATACAAAATGACCCTCGAAGCCAGTAAAAGGCTCGGGGCGGTTGCCCTTGGCATATGCGTGCAATGGGGGCTTGCCGACGTAGCCCTCGCCCAACAAGGCGGGCAGGGCAATACCACCATCTTTGGTGGTGCACAGATGACTTTCTTTGGCAACTACAATTTCAACACTGGCGGTGGTGGCGCTCAACCCGGCGTGATTTTGACGGAGCGCGCGAGTGGAAATTTTGGTATACTCAACTTTGCACCGTCCGCGACCACCGCAACTAATGCTTCCGACGCAGGGTATGTGGATGGATATGTACGAAAGTATGGTTCGGGGCAGTTCATTTTTCCCGTAGGCGACAATACCCATTTAGGGCAGTTTGCCGCTTCGGCAGACGGGACAATGGGCGCATACTTTTTTGCAGACCCGGGCACAGCCACAACAAGCAACCTGTTCACCGGGGGAAACTATACTGCTTTGCCTTCAGGAGGTCCGTTTGCGACCAGCTCCTTTGAAGCCAAGCTAAACGCGGTCAGTACAGTTGAATATTGGGATATTGATGGGGCTAACGCAACACCGTTGACGTTAACCTGGGATGCCGCCAGTGCGATCGGAAGTTTAACAGGTAACGAGCTCAACAAGCTAACCATAGCCGGGTGGAATGGTAGTCAGTGGATCGCAATCCCATCCAAGGTTGATACCACCTCGATCCTGGGAGGAAACAGCGATTTGACGGCCGGCTCAATTACGACGACAGCAGCGCTGGCCCCGGACACTTACACTGCCTACACTTTCGCGACCCTCATCGCGCCACTACCGGTCACCCTGGTCAGGTTCAATGCAGCAAAAGAAGGGCAAACAAGCCGGTTGCATTGGGCGACGACCGAGGAAACTAACAGCGACCGTTTTGAGATTGAACGCAGCGGTAATGGCAAACAGTGGAGCAAAATCGGCTCCGTTGCATCAAACGGCGAAAGCAGGATTACAAGGGAATACTATTTCATGGACACAACCCCATTACGCGGACAAAACCTATACCGTCTGAGAATGGTAGACAAGGACGAAACGTTTGCGTATAGCGGCATACGTAATGTCACGTTTGCCGAACTGGCTACCGTCAGTCCATATCCTAATCCAGTTTCAGACAGGTTCCATATCAAAGATTTTCAGCAAATCAAACAAGTAGTTTTACATAACGCCAGCGGCACAAAGGTTTTTGGCAGTCAGCGCATGACATCCGAGGGAATCGATGTGACCAGATTACAGCCAGGCCTTTACACGCTTACTATCGCCCTGTTCGACGGCACTATCAGCACACATAAAGTAGCCGTTACCAGGTAA
- a CDS encoding T9SS type A sorting domain-containing protein, protein MKKVFLNFIPLALLAVTARAQLYNSGLMTNDGGLISDWENQWFNAGTGVYNGSNNGIFEHHGPSAQTFVNDGIYNASSGHIDKFLGPLGATGPQEIAGSSSPNFFNLELSNGAGQLINITNTAGVNVRNLATFSNGITTTVRANTGTGALRFQNGASYTGGNTDAQHVNGYVGKIGNDAFTFPVGNGTDSRTLSIAAPSSATAQLTTAYDATNVENAAAFAGPIQSVFRLGSWDWIAASPADDDGLAVTVSIPDLTGYATTTNLRLIGWNGTQWIDLSGAGTASGNTENSSLSGTIPAGIAITQIGIGSTEVPLPVTLVTFNVEKEGQTARLEWATTEETNSDRFEIERSDNGKQWNQVGIVASHGESRIRREYIFVDKRPLSGQNLYRLKMVDKDETSAYSAMRNVTFSEFTAVSPYPNPVSDRFHIKDFQQIKQVVLHNASGVKVFGSQRMTSEGIDVTRLQPGLYTLTIALFDGTISTHKVAVTR, encoded by the coding sequence ATGAAAAAGGTATTTTTAAACTTTATACCGCTGGCATTACTCGCTGTTACCGCAAGAGCGCAGCTCTATAATAGTGGGCTTATGACCAATGACGGCGGGCTGATCAGTGATTGGGAAAATCAGTGGTTCAATGCGGGCACCGGTGTATACAACGGCAGCAATAACGGCATCTTTGAGCACCACGGGCCATCTGCCCAAACATTTGTCAACGACGGCATCTATAATGCATCTTCGGGTCATATCGATAAATTCCTGGGTCCCTTGGGAGCTACCGGTCCCCAGGAAATAGCCGGATCTTCAAGCCCTAATTTCTTTAATCTGGAACTGAGTAATGGCGCAGGGCAGCTTATTAACATTACCAATACGGCCGGTGTGAATGTGCGCAATCTGGCTACTTTTAGCAACGGCATTACCACCACAGTCCGCGCCAACACAGGTACAGGCGCATTGCGTTTCCAGAACGGCGCCAGCTACACAGGAGGTAATACCGACGCGCAGCACGTAAACGGATATGTGGGTAAAATTGGTAATGATGCGTTTACATTTCCTGTCGGTAATGGAACCGATTCAAGGACGCTGAGCATCGCGGCTCCTTCGAGTGCCACCGCGCAACTCACCACTGCCTATGATGCTACCAATGTAGAAAACGCCGCAGCGTTTGCAGGACCGATCCAATCCGTCTTTAGATTGGGCAGCTGGGATTGGATCGCAGCATCACCAGCTGATGACGACGGTTTAGCTGTGACAGTGTCTATACCCGACCTTACAGGATATGCGACCACAACCAACCTTCGTTTAATAGGCTGGAATGGCACGCAATGGATCGATCTGAGTGGTGCCGGGACTGCATCGGGCAATACGGAGAACAGCTCGCTATCAGGTACGATTCCGGCAGGAATAGCCATTACCCAAATTGGCATCGGCTCCACCGAGGTGCCACTGCCAGTTACCCTAGTTACTTTCAATGTAGAAAAGGAAGGCCAAACGGCTCGCTTGGAGTGGGCGACGACTGAGGAAACCAACAGTGATCGTTTTGAGATCGAACGGAGTGATAATGGTAAGCAGTGGAATCAAGTAGGTATAGTTGCATCCCACGGTGAAAGCAGGATCAGAAGGGAATACATCTTCGTAGATAAACGTCCACTTTCCGGCCAAAATCTGTACCGTTTAAAGATGGTGGACAAAGACGAAACATCTGCGTATAGTGCCATGCGGAATGTTACGTTTAGCGAATTCACCGCCGTCAGTCCGTACCCCAATCCTGTTTCGGACAGGTTCCATATCAAAGATTTTCAGCAAATCAAACAAGTAGTTTTACATAACGCCAGCGGTGTAAAGGTTTTTGGCAGTCAGCGCATGACATCCGAGGGAATCGATGTGACCAGATTACAGCCAGGCCTTTACACGCTAACTATCGCCCTGTTTGACGGCACTATCAGCACACATAAAGTAGCCGTTACCAGGTAA
- a CDS encoding tail fiber domain-containing protein gives MKTSRLLSTLALGTVLTASSAVFAQVKIGTSPTTISANVNLEVQATNNHRTVIRQDNGFVGIGTITPNAHLNVEAGNMSVSNGADNTFDPTVLGAASIGRGNINRANWAVSIGQENAVAGIRSLAVGYQNSIPVAGDHSFVVGQSNMANAINSFAGGNGSVTSGSTSMAFGLTARASGAYAISLGRETTASGTNSIAAGYSAVAGGSASVAMGNDVSASDIGAVSLGWLTQANGPASVALGYACFAQQNASIAIGNNARANHADAFVFSDNSSGGVAIGSWADNTMTMRFGGGYRFYTNGSHTTGVQLTPGDVTWGAISDIRTKEDISDIESGVATIMQLRPKKYHYKKAEKKHFSLGFIAQEMVKVLPDIVNVPEDKEDFLSIRYTELVPVLTKAIQEQQAEIKEQQAEIDVLKARLSKMDALEAKLAAFEAKLETAPAANSASAQLVNSK, from the coding sequence ATGAAAACATCTCGACTACTTTCCACCCTAGCGCTGGGAACAGTGCTGACAGCATCTTCCGCTGTATTCGCGCAAGTCAAAATTGGCACCAGCCCTACCACGATCAGCGCCAATGTAAACCTGGAAGTCCAGGCGACCAACAACCACAGGACGGTGATCAGACAAGACAATGGTTTTGTAGGTATTGGGACGATTACCCCCAACGCGCATTTGAACGTCGAAGCAGGTAATATGTCTGTCAGCAATGGAGCCGACAATACGTTTGACCCAACTGTTCTAGGGGCTGCCTCTATTGGGCGGGGGAATATTAACAGGGCCAACTGGGCCGTTTCGATCGGACAAGAAAACGCTGTCGCCGGGATCCGGTCGCTGGCAGTAGGTTATCAAAATAGCATCCCTGTTGCCGGCGACCACAGCTTTGTGGTCGGTCAAAGTAACATGGCCAACGCAATCAATAGCTTTGCCGGTGGGAACGGAAGTGTAACCTCGGGATCGACATCAATGGCGTTTGGCTTGACCGCACGGGCTTCCGGGGCTTACGCCATCTCGCTCGGGCGGGAGACCACGGCGTCAGGAACCAACTCCATTGCTGCCGGGTATTCGGCCGTCGCAGGCGGGAGTGCCAGCGTTGCCATGGGGAACGATGTATCGGCGTCCGATATTGGTGCCGTTTCCTTAGGATGGCTTACTCAAGCGAATGGTCCAGCCTCCGTAGCGTTGGGATACGCATGTTTTGCACAACAAAACGCCTCCATTGCAATCGGCAACAACGCAAGGGCGAACCATGCTGACGCTTTCGTTTTTTCAGACAATAGCAGTGGCGGCGTGGCGATAGGTTCCTGGGCAGACAACACGATGACCATGCGGTTTGGTGGCGGATACCGGTTCTATACCAATGGCTCGCACACCACCGGCGTGCAACTAACGCCGGGAGACGTTACGTGGGGTGCCATTTCGGATATCCGGACAAAAGAAGACATTTCCGACATTGAAAGTGGCGTTGCCACCATCATGCAATTGCGGCCTAAGAAATACCATTATAAAAAAGCAGAGAAAAAGCACTTCTCATTAGGCTTCATTGCGCAGGAAATGGTCAAAGTGCTGCCAGACATCGTGAATGTGCCAGAGGATAAGGAGGATTTTCTATCTATTCGCTATACAGAGCTGGTGCCGGTGCTCACCAAAGCGATTCAGGAGCAGCAGGCAGAAATTAAAGAACAACAAGCAGAAATCGACGTCCTAAAAGCAAGACTATCAAAAATGGACGCGTTGGAAGCAAAGCTGGCTGCATTTGAAGCGAAGTTGGAAACGGCTCCGGCGGCCAACAGTGCATCTGCCCAGCTTGTAAATAGCAAATAG
- a CDS encoding transposase — MKKKNYSETQIVAILKQYEGGREAMDVCREYGISKATLFNWRKRYSGMEAAQLKELKALQDENRRLKQMYAELSLDYKLAKDIIEKKL; from the coding sequence ATGAAAAAGAAAAACTACTCAGAGACCCAGATCGTGGCGATCCTCAAACAGTATGAGGGTGGCCGAGAAGCCATGGATGTTTGCCGCGAATACGGCATTTCCAAGGCAACGTTGTTCAATTGGCGCAAAAGATACAGTGGTATGGAAGCTGCGCAATTGAAAGAACTGAAGGCTTTGCAGGATGAAAATCGACGATTGAAGCAGATGTATGCGGAACTAAGCCTGGATTACAAACTTGCAAAGGACATCATCGAAAAAAAGCTGTAG